In the Armatimonadota bacterium genome, CGCATGGACATCCGCCGCTTCCAGGCCCACTACGGCGACCCGGCCTACGCCCGTGCCCGCGCGCTGGAAGCCTACTCCAAGAACTACGTGCTCCGCTACCCCTTCGAGGAGTGGGAGTCCGGCCGGGGCCTCAAGCGCAGCGCGGTCTACCCGCGGCTGGTGGCGCTTGGCGCGGTGTTCGGGGAGAAGGGCGGGTGGGAGCGGCCGAACTGGTGTGCGGCCAACCTCCCCGACGGTCCCCCCGCATGGGAGCCCGTGGGCTGGTTCCGCCACAACTGGTCCCCGGCCATCGCCGTCGAGCACCAGGCCTGCCGCGAGGCCGCGGGGCTGTTCGACTTCACGTCGTTCTCCAAGTTCGAGGTCACCGGGCCCGGGGCGTTGCGCCTGCTGCAGTGGCTGTGCGACAACGACGTCGACCGGCCGCCGGGCACCGTGGTCTACACCCAGATGCTGAACGCGCGCGGCGGGATCGAGTGCGACCTGACCGTGACGCGGCTGGGACCCGAGCGCTTCGCCGTCGTCACCGGCAGCGCGTTCGGGGTCCACGACCTCGCCTGGATCACGCGCCACCTGCCCGAAGACGGCTCGGTCACCGTGCGCGACGTCACGGTCGAGCAATGCTGCCTGGGGCTGTGGGGACCCCGGGCCCGCGAGATCCTGGCCCGGGTCACCGACGCCGACCTCTCCAACGCGGTGTTTCCCTACATGACCGCGCGGGAGATCACCATCGCCGGCGTCCGGGTGCGCGCGCAGCGCGTCACCTACGTGGGCGAGCTCGGCTGGGAGCTCTACATGCCAGCGGAGGCAGGCCTGGCGGTGTGGGATGCGCTGTGGGCGGCCGGGCAGCCGTTCGGGCTGCGGGCGGTCGGGTACCGCGCCGTGGACTCGCTGCGGTTGGAGAAGGGCTACCGGTACTGGAGTGCGGACATCACGCCGGAATACACGCCGTACGAGGCGGGCCAGGGGTTCTGCGTGAAGCTGGACAAGGGGAGCTTCCAGGGGCGGGAGGCGCTCGTGCGGCAGAAGGCCGAGGGGGTCCGTCGCCGGCTGTGCTGCCTGGTGCTAGCCGACCCGCGGCGGGTTGCCCTGGGCAACGAGCCGGTGCTGGCCGCCGACCGGCCCGTGGGCCGGGTGACCAGCGGCGGGTACGGCTACACGGTGGGGGAGAGCCTGGCCTACGCGTACCTGCCGGTGGAGCTGGCTCACGTGGGCACCGCCCTGGTCGTCGAGGTCGACGGCGATCCGGTGCCAGCCACGGTACAACGCGAGCCGCGCTACGACCCCACGGGAAGCCGCATCAAGGCATAGGAGGCCGCGCATGGAGGAAGAGGCGCAGGCCGTCGTCATCGGCGGCGGTATCGTCGGGTGCAGCGTCGCCTATCACCTGGCGGCGATGGGCTGGCGCGACGTGGTGCTGGTGGACAAGGCCGACCTGACCAGCGGGTCCACCTGGCACGCGGCCGGCCTGGTCGGCCAGCTGCGCGGCACGTTGAGTCTCACGCGCATCATGATGTACAGCGTCGAACTCTACGCGCGGCTGGCGGCCGAGACCGGGCACGATCCCGAGTGGCGTCAGGTGGGCAGCCTGCGCCTGGCGTCGTCGCCGTTGCGCATGGAGGAGAACCTGCGTCAGGCCGCGCTGGCCCGCACCTTCGGGCTGCCGGTGGAGGTGCTGGGGCCACGCGAGACGCTGGCGCTGTGCCCGCTGCTGTCCGACCGCGACCTGACAGGCGCGGTCTACAT is a window encoding:
- a CDS encoding FAD-dependent oxidoreductase, with the protein product MKTDAQAVIIGGGVYGCSVAYHLTALGWRDVVLVEKGRLTGGATFHAAGLVGQLRATLGLTRMIMYSVELYRRLAAETGQDPDWRETGSLRLAATPDRLVELRRHVATARTYGLEMHLLTPREAVALFPVMSDRDLLGAAYVPTDGSVDPTGLTLALARGARARGAEIHEGVEVREILTRNGRVRGVVTSHGTITAEVVVNTAGIWGRELAARVGVVVPIYPIEHQYLLTGPIDGLRRGLPVVRDPDLLIYFREEARGLCLGGYERHPLPWGVDGIPPDFHHRLLPPNWEQFEPLARNAARRIPALETAGVRELVNGPDGITADGELILGEAPQLRGFFVACGTPGIASAGGVGRVLAQWIVEGDPGLDVWRMDIRRFQAHYGDPAYARARALEAYSKNYVLRYPFEEWESGRGLKRSAVYPRLVALGAVFGEKGGWERPNWCAANLPDGPPAWEPVGWFRHNWSPAIAVEHQACREAAGLFDFTSFSKFEVTGPGALRLLQWLCDNDVDRPPGTVVYTQMLNARGGIECDLTVTRLGPERFAVVTGSAFGVHDLAWITRHLPEDGSVTVRDVTVEQCCLGLWGPRAREILARVTDADLSNAVFPYMTAREITIAGVRVRAQRVTYVGELGWELYMPAEAGLAVWDALWAAGQPFGLRAVGYRAVDSLRLEKGYRYWSADITPEYTPYEAGQGFCVKLDKGSFQGREALVRQKAEGVRRRLCCLVLADPRRVALGNEPVLAADRPVGRVTSGGYGYTVGESLAYAYLPVELAHVGTALVVEVDGDPVPATVQREPRYDPTGSRIKA